One segment of Panicum virgatum strain AP13 chromosome 3K, P.virgatum_v5, whole genome shotgun sequence DNA contains the following:
- the LOC120698814 gene encoding EEF1A lysine methyltransferase 4-like isoform X2, which yields MGGGDCGSNDYGDAAYWDARYSSSSGSPASGAGKFFDWYQTYAALRPLLRARIPAASRVLMLGCGNSLLSEDMAKDGYKDIVNIDISSVVIEQMREKHKEIPQLTYMQMDVRDMAFFGNESFDCVLDKGTLDAMMCTDDAPDGASKMLAEVARLLRPHGIYLLITYGAPKERLQLVRQAGCSWSIALYIMPTPRYQSKMSKGAPQSTMEEVALTEDGQLPPDYVLKDPESNFIYICHKLAVKEAN from the exons atgggcggcggcgactgcgGGAGCAACGACTACGGCGACGCCGCCTACTGGGACGCTCgctactcctcctcctccggttcCCCCGCTTCCGGCGCCGGCAAGTTCTTCGACTGGTACCAGACGTACGCGGCGCTGCGCCCGCTCCTCCGGGCCCGCatccccgccgcctcccgcgtCCTCATGCTCGGCTGCGGCAACTCCC TTTTGTCGGAGGATATGGCGAAGGATGGTTACAAGGACATTGTAAACATAGACATTTCATCTGTGGTCATCGAGCAGATGAGAGAGAAACACAAGGAGATTCCACAGCTAACAT ATATGCAGATGGATGTTAGGGACATGGCTTTCTTTGGCAATGAATCATTTGATTGTGTCCTTGATAAAG GAACCCTGGATGCTATGATG TGTACTGATGATGCTCCTGATGGTGCTTCCAAAATGCTAGCAGAAGTGGCAAG GCTTCTTAGGCCTCATGGGATCTACTTGTTG ATAACGTATGGTGCTCCTAAGGAACGACTCCAACTTGTGAGACAGGCTGGATGCAGCTGGAGTATTGCACTTTACATTATGC CTACACCTAGATACCAATCGAAAATGAGCAAAGGTGCTCCACAGTCTACCATGGAGGAAGTTGCACTCACTGAGGATGGTCAACTGCCACCTGACTATGTTCTCAAAGATCCAGAGTCAAATTTCATTTACATTTGTCACAAGTTGGCAGTGAAAGAGGCTAATTGA
- the LOC120698814 gene encoding uncharacterized protein LOC120698814 isoform X1: protein MRKKRRPAAAGWAPPAAWCGPWGLCRHALVRRFRPWRATPWRAAACVQGWPPRVRRSGRRAQRRWSFVGGYGEGWLQGHCKHRHFICGHRADERETQGDSTANIWMLGTWLSLAMNHLIVSLIKSVEHFSLGTLDAMMCTDDAPDGASKMLAEVARLLRPHGIYLLITYGAPKERLQLVRQAGCSWSIALYIMPTPRYQSKMSKGAPQSTMEEVALTEDGQLPPDYVLKDPESNFIYICHKLAVKEAN from the exons atgaggaagaagaggaggccggcggcggcgggctgggcCCCACCGGCGGCGTGGTGCGGCCCCTGGGGGCTGTGCAGGCACGCGTTGGTGCGCCGGTTTAGGCCGTGGAGGGCCACGCCGTGGAGGGCTGCGGCGTGCGTGCAAGGGTGGCCGCCCCGAGTGAGGAGGTCCGGGCGACGAGCGCAGCGAAGATGGAG TTTTGTCGGAGGATATGGCGAAGGATGGTTACAAGGACATTGTAAACATAGACATTTCATCTGTGGTCATCGAGCAGATGAGAGAGAAACACAAGGAGATTCCACAGCTAACAT ATGGATGTTAGGGACATGGCTTTCTTTGGCAATGAATCATTTGATTGTGTCCTTGATAAAG TCTGTTGAACATTTCTCTTTAGGAACCCTGGATGCTATGATG TGTACTGATGATGCTCCTGATGGTGCTTCCAAAATGCTAGCAGAAGTGGCAAG GCTTCTTAGGCCTCATGGGATCTACTTGTTG ATAACGTATGGTGCTCCTAAGGAACGACTCCAACTTGTGAGACAGGCTGGATGCAGCTGGAGTATTGCACTTTACATTATGC CTACACCTAGATACCAATCGAAAATGAGCAAAGGTGCTCCACAGTCTACCATGGAGGAAGTTGCACTCACTGAGGATGGTCAACTGCCACCTGACTATGTTCTCAAAGATCCAGAGTCAAATTTCATTTACATTTGTCACAAGTTGGCAGTGAAAGAGGCTAATTGA
- the LOC120698814 gene encoding uncharacterized protein LOC120698814 isoform X4 encodes MRKKRRPAAAGWAPPAAWCGPWGLCRHALVRRFRPWRATPWRAAACVQGWPPRVRRSGRRAQRRWSFVGGYGEGWLQGHCKHRHFICGHRADERETQGDSTANIWMLGTWLSLAMNHLIVSLIKCTDDAPDGASKMLAEVARLLRPHGIYLLITYGAPKERLQLVRQAGCSWSIALYIMPTPRYQSKMSKGAPQSTMEEVALTEDGQLPPDYVLKDPESNFIYICHKLAVKEAN; translated from the exons atgaggaagaagaggaggccggcggcggcgggctgggcCCCACCGGCGGCGTGGTGCGGCCCCTGGGGGCTGTGCAGGCACGCGTTGGTGCGCCGGTTTAGGCCGTGGAGGGCCACGCCGTGGAGGGCTGCGGCGTGCGTGCAAGGGTGGCCGCCCCGAGTGAGGAGGTCCGGGCGACGAGCGCAGCGAAGATGGAG TTTTGTCGGAGGATATGGCGAAGGATGGTTACAAGGACATTGTAAACATAGACATTTCATCTGTGGTCATCGAGCAGATGAGAGAGAAACACAAGGAGATTCCACAGCTAACAT ATGGATGTTAGGGACATGGCTTTCTTTGGCAATGAATCATTTGATTGTGTCCTTGATAAAG TGTACTGATGATGCTCCTGATGGTGCTTCCAAAATGCTAGCAGAAGTGGCAAG GCTTCTTAGGCCTCATGGGATCTACTTGTTG ATAACGTATGGTGCTCCTAAGGAACGACTCCAACTTGTGAGACAGGCTGGATGCAGCTGGAGTATTGCACTTTACATTATGC CTACACCTAGATACCAATCGAAAATGAGCAAAGGTGCTCCACAGTCTACCATGGAGGAAGTTGCACTCACTGAGGATGGTCAACTGCCACCTGACTATGTTCTCAAAGATCCAGAGTCAAATTTCATTTACATTTGTCACAAGTTGGCAGTGAAAGAGGCTAATTGA
- the LOC120698814 gene encoding uncharacterized protein LOC120698814 isoform X3: MRKKRRPAAAGWAPPAAWCGPWGLCRHALVRRFRPWRATPWRAAACVQGWPPRVRSFVGGYGEGWLQGHCKHRHFICGHRADERETQGDSTANIWMLGTWLSLAMNHLIVSLIKSVEHFSLGTLDAMMCTDDAPDGASKMLAEVARLLRPHGIYLLITYGAPKERLQLVRQAGCSWSIALYIMPTPRYQSKMSKGAPQSTMEEVALTEDGQLPPDYVLKDPESNFIYICHKLAVKEAN, translated from the exons atgaggaagaagaggaggccggcggcggcgggctgggcCCCACCGGCGGCGTGGTGCGGCCCCTGGGGGCTGTGCAGGCACGCGTTGGTGCGCCGGTTTAGGCCGTGGAGGGCCACGCCGTGGAGGGCTGCGGCGTGCGTGCAAGGGTGGCCGCCCCGAGTGAGGAG TTTTGTCGGAGGATATGGCGAAGGATGGTTACAAGGACATTGTAAACATAGACATTTCATCTGTGGTCATCGAGCAGATGAGAGAGAAACACAAGGAGATTCCACAGCTAACAT ATGGATGTTAGGGACATGGCTTTCTTTGGCAATGAATCATTTGATTGTGTCCTTGATAAAG TCTGTTGAACATTTCTCTTTAGGAACCCTGGATGCTATGATG TGTACTGATGATGCTCCTGATGGTGCTTCCAAAATGCTAGCAGAAGTGGCAAG GCTTCTTAGGCCTCATGGGATCTACTTGTTG ATAACGTATGGTGCTCCTAAGGAACGACTCCAACTTGTGAGACAGGCTGGATGCAGCTGGAGTATTGCACTTTACATTATGC CTACACCTAGATACCAATCGAAAATGAGCAAAGGTGCTCCACAGTCTACCATGGAGGAAGTTGCACTCACTGAGGATGGTCAACTGCCACCTGACTATGTTCTCAAAGATCCAGAGTCAAATTTCATTTACATTTGTCACAAGTTGGCAGTGAAAGAGGCTAATTGA